Proteins encoded within one genomic window of Chroicocephalus ridibundus chromosome 7, bChrRid1.1, whole genome shotgun sequence:
- the SBDS gene encoding ribosome maturation protein SBDS has translation MSIFTPTNQIRLTNVAVVRARRGGKRFEIACYRNKVMGWRSGAEKDLDEVLQTHTVFVNVSKGQVAKKEDLVKAFGTDDQTEICKMILSKGELQVSDKERHTQLEQMFRDIATIVADKCVNPETKRPYTVILIERAMKDIHYSVKPHKSTKQQALEVIRQLKETMQIERAHMRLRFILPAKEGKKLKEKLKPLIKVIENEDFQEQLEIVCLIDPGCFREIDELIRSETKGKGTLEVLSLKDVEEGDEKLE, from the exons ATGTCCATCTTCACCCCCACCAACCAGATCCGCCTCACCAACGTGGCCGTGGTGCGGGCGCGCCGCGGCGGCAAGCGCTTCGAGATCGCCTGCTACCGCAACAAGGTCATGGGGTGGCGCAGCGGAGC GGAGAAAGATCTCGATGAGGTCCTGCAGACACACACGGTGTTTGTCAATGTTTCCAAAGGCCAGGTGGCAAAGAAGGAAGATCTTGTTAAAGCATTTGGGACGGATGACCAAACGGAAATCTGTAAAATG ATCTTGTCAAAAGGGGAGCTGCAGGTATCGGACAAAGAACGACACACGCAGCTGGAGCAGATGTTTAGAGACATCGCGACTATTGTGGCTGACAAATGTGTGAATCCTGAAACGAAAAGGCCATACACAGTAATCCTTATCGAAAGAGCCATGAAGGATATTCACTACTCCGTCAAACCACACAAGAGCACAAAACAGCAG GCACTGGAAGTGATCAGACAGCTAAAGGAGACCATGCAAATTGAACGTGCTCACATGAGGCTGCGATTTATTCTTCCAgcaaaagaggggaagaaactgaaagagaagcTCAAGCCACTGATTAAAGTTATTGAGAATGAAGACTTCCAGGAGCAGCTGGAAATT gTGTGCCTTATTGACCCGGGCTGCTTCAGGGAGATTGATGAGCTGATCCGGAGtgagacaaaagggaaaggaacgCTGGAAGTGCTCAGCCTGAAAGATGTGGAGGAAGGAGATGAAAAGCTTGAATAA